A window of the Streptomyces sp. NBC_00250 genome harbors these coding sequences:
- a CDS encoding phage tail tube protein, translated as MAGNNSAEIRVAGTGKLYVADAGTSAPATFGTDSAADWSGAGWKDLGFTSGDGVTFSKKDKLEPIDSWQSVSPIHFIYSSRDLSLKFSLLQFNEDTLPFFMGGDAVKAEPTPAVDTYRYEIAERPFADVRALGLEFTDVKAGGTTAVKYRFIIPRGQVTATDDIKLARKAASQLGVTFTAMSKGDGKPLATFLMKDSQYSATV; from the coding sequence ATGGCAGGAAACAACTCGGCCGAGATCCGCGTCGCCGGTACCGGCAAGCTCTACGTGGCCGACGCGGGCACCTCCGCCCCGGCCACGTTCGGCACCGACTCCGCTGCCGACTGGTCCGGCGCGGGCTGGAAGGACCTGGGCTTCACCTCCGGCGACGGCGTCACCTTCTCCAAGAAGGACAAGCTGGAGCCCATCGACTCGTGGCAGTCGGTCTCCCCGATCCACTTCATCTACTCCAGCCGTGACCTCTCGCTGAAGTTCTCGCTGCTCCAGTTCAACGAGGACACGCTGCCGTTCTTCATGGGCGGCGACGCCGTCAAGGCGGAGCCGACCCCGGCCGTCGACACCTACCGCTACGAGATCGCCGAGCGCCCGTTCGCCGACGTGCGTGCCCTCGGCCTGGAGTTCACCGACGTCAAGGCCGGTGGCACGACCGCGGTCAAGTACCGCTTCATCATCCCGCGCGGCCAGGTCACGGCCACCGACGACATCAAGCTGGCCCGCAAGGCCGCGTCGCAGCTGGGCGTCACCTTCACCGCCATGTCGAAGGGCGACGGCAAGCCGCTGGCGACCTTCCTCATGAAGGACAGCCAGTACTCCGCGACCGTCTGA
- a CDS encoding phage tail protein, whose protein sequence is MSLVRNLKNASTALGNLKTQASNAGTSVKKVGDAGRSASGQLKTLRTNAQGSGTQLKNLKTASEQAERAMKKAGDTAQSAGGKLGKYESGAGKAAKGQDKLNRSMKGNFLVRLLELFMPLIESIVEMALRSKTMQTVLKKAFSAIKTVISSVMKAIGPIMQKAGSLIKTVWNGIKKAISTVVKAVATVVKTYVNIWKTVITTVMKAIKTVISTVWNGIKAVITPVVNWIKSAIPKAFTAVKDKMSSVWNGLKDIASRAFNGIKDGVKSPINAVIGLINGMIGSLNRVKVSVPGWVPVVGGKTFGVSIPTIPMLATGGVVMPRHGGVPAILAEAGEAEAVLPLSKLDRLLAQTARRARAAQGNQTVGAGAGLHIEHYHAARNSDPHATADALMYLVKARGARA, encoded by the coding sequence ATGTCTCTCGTCAGAAACCTGAAGAACGCGTCCACCGCCCTCGGCAACCTCAAGACGCAGGCGTCCAACGCCGGCACCTCGGTCAAGAAGGTCGGGGACGCCGGCAGGTCGGCATCCGGCCAGCTCAAGACGCTCCGTACCAACGCCCAGGGCTCCGGCACCCAGCTCAAGAACCTCAAGACCGCCTCGGAGCAGGCCGAGCGCGCCATGAAGAAGGCCGGCGACACCGCCCAGTCGGCCGGCGGCAAGCTCGGCAAGTACGAGTCCGGCGCCGGCAAGGCGGCCAAGGGCCAGGACAAGCTCAACCGGTCCATGAAGGGCAACTTCCTGGTCCGGCTGCTCGAACTCTTCATGCCGCTCATCGAGTCGATCGTCGAGATGGCGTTGCGCTCGAAGACGATGCAGACGGTCCTGAAGAAGGCGTTCAGCGCCATCAAGACGGTGATCAGCTCCGTCATGAAGGCCATCGGGCCGATCATGCAGAAGGCCGGATCGCTCATCAAGACGGTCTGGAACGGCATCAAGAAGGCCATCTCCACCGTCGTCAAGGCCGTCGCGACCGTCGTCAAGACCTACGTGAACATCTGGAAGACGGTCATCACCACGGTCATGAAGGCCATCAAGACCGTGATCAGCACGGTCTGGAACGGCATCAAGGCCGTCATCACCCCGGTGGTGAACTGGATCAAGTCCGCGATCCCGAAGGCGTTCACCGCCGTCAAGGACAAGATGTCGTCCGTCTGGAACGGCCTCAAGGACATCGCGTCCCGGGCGTTCAACGGCATCAAGGACGGCGTGAAGTCCCCGATCAACGCCGTCATCGGCCTGATCAACGGAATGATCGGCAGCCTGAACCGGGTCAAGGTCAGCGTCCCCGGCTGGGTGCCGGTCGTCGGAGGCAAGACCTTCGGCGTCAGCATCCCGACCATCCCGATGCTCGCCACCGGTGGTGTCGTCATGCCCCGCCACGGCGGTGTCCCGGCGATCCTCGCCGAGGCCGGCGAGGCCGAGGCCGTCCTCCCGCTCTCCAAGCTGGACCGGCTCCTCGCCCAGACCGCCCGCCGTGCCCGCGCGGCCCAGGGCAACCAGACCGTGGGCGCCGGTGCCGGACTGCACATCGAGCACTACCACGCGGCCCG